Sequence from the Mesorhizobium sp. PAMC28654 genome:
ACGAGAAATTATTTTGTTTTAGCATCTTGCCGATCTTCACAGATAATTCATCTCGAGAAAATTGAAATCCAGATGGAGATCCTCTTTCTCTCTTGTTCGGACGCATTCCGTATAGCAGGTCCTTTAAGCCTGTAAATTCGAATTTAAATTCATTTATAATATCTTGTAGTCTTTCATTAGAATAATTTTAAAACGTATTTCTTAAGTCTTGAGTGGTGATTTTTTGGTTGCTGTTTCTATAAGCTTCCTTGGCGCCGCCATAGAATATCTTAACCAAGTCTCTGGGCCGCCTTCGCGTCAGCGAGAGAAGAATGCGATGTATAGGTGCGTTTTCCCACTTCCCGACATGATGGAATCTTTCATCGATAACGGGAAACAGAAATTTTGAAATATCTAATTGACTCCAGTTCTCTACGTTGTCAGGAAATTTATTATCTAGGTACGTAGCTACACGTTTCGCCATCAAGATAAGAATCTCGTGGTTGTCCCATTTAAGTGGGACAATATTTCTTTCAATTTTGTCAGTTGATTCGTCCGACGTCCGCAGTAACCTGTAAACGTCAGTTCTGAGCGCGATCTTGAATTGAACTTTCTTTTGGTCTCCGCACAGGTCCCGTATGGCGTTTAGCATCGCGGACAAATTTCTTATATCGCTTGGTCGGGCCTCCCATCCTCGATCCAAGTCATCCATATAGACTTTTATTGTTCCTGTTGATATATATGAAGAGATGAGGGCATTTACCGTAGCGTCTACAATGGCTCCTCCTTTATCTTTTATAACAGAACTTACTGCCTCAAGAAGTCCGCTGATGCTTTTAGAAAATAACGTACCGGAGCTGCCATCTTCTTTAACACCAAGACGCTCAATGACTTTTCCTTGAATTATTCTAAGTAATCCTATCTTCCATTTTTCGATCAGCTCGTTCAGATTCGATTCCTGCGTGTCCCAAATCCCCCTGACGTCATTCGGCTTGACAAAGATCGCGACTATCTTGGACTCGTCATCTTCAATACCAGCCATTTTAAGAAGTGCGCTCTTCCCAACTCCCTGATGGCCTACGAGAACTCGTAACGAGAGATTTGCTTTCAAGCTTTCAAAGGCTTTATTGCGGAAGAAGTATTCTTTCAGTCGTCCCCGTTCCTCATTTTCGGCATCTTCGGCGCCAAAAATCTTTTCGATGTTCTCGTCTGTGAAAATCACCCTTAGACCCCGTTCAAAGCCGGAAATTAGGCGTGCAGTTAACGTCATATCTTGGCGCGAGAGTAGTCCGATTTCGAAAATTCACGAAATAAAAATACCTCGGCTGCACTTCCATCTTGAGCCAACCAATCGGTGGTCGAACTTGGTTCATGGGCGATTGAGGCGCTCCACCATATTTTACATCTATAATCTGGGAACATGAGAAATAACGCTGAATTCATACAAACGAGCGGGAATAATCCTTAGAAATTCCGTCGCCTGAAAAAGGCAACTACAATTATCGGGCTGTCGTTCTAAATATAGAATATGATTCAATACAAAGTTTTATGCCGTGAGAGAGCCAAAAGGATAGTATAAATTCACTCGCGGGAGACGTTTCCTGGGTTTACGCGTTCCCTGTCGCAATCTGAAGTTGGACGAGGGAAAAGGAGTGGTTGGGGAGGACGCTGCCCCTCATCTGCCTGCCGGCATCTTCTCCCCGTATAGTGACGGGGAGAAGAGAGCTAATCGCTCAAGCAAAATACTCCTGCAGCGGCCTGACCTCCAGGCTCCCCGCCTTCAGCGCCGCGATCGCTTCCGCCACAGCGGCAGCACCCGACAGCGTCGTGTAATACGGCACCTTCTGCATCAGCGTCGCACGGCGCAGCGACTTGGAGTCCGACACCGCCTTCTGGCCGTCCGTGGTGTTGAAGACGATCTGCACCTGGCGGTTGCGGATGGCGTCCTCGATGTGGGGGCGGCCTTCCAGCACCTTGTTGATCTTCTGCGCGTCGACACCGTTTTCGGCGAGGAAGCGCTGCGTGCCGGATGTCGCCAGCACCTTGAAGCCGAGGCCGGCCAGGCGCTTCACCGCCGGCAATATGCCGGCCTTGTCCTCGTCGCGCACCGAGACGAACAGCGTGCCGGAGCGCGGCAGGTCGACGCCGGCGCCGAGCTGGCTCTTGGCGAAGGCCAGCGCGAAGTCGCGGTCGAGGCCCATGACCTCGCCGGTCGAGCGCATTTCCGGGCCGAGCAGGATGTCGACGCCGGGGAAGCGGGCGAAGGGGAACACGGCTTCCTTGACCGCGATGTGGCCGGGGTTGCGGGGGTCTGGCATGGCGCCGTAATGGGCGAAGGCGTCTTCCAGTCTCTCGCCGGCCATGATGCGGGCAGCGATCTTGGCGATGGGCCGGCCGATGGTCTTGGCGACGAAGGGCACGGTGCGGGACGCGCGCGGGTTGACCTCCAGCACATAGACCGTGCCGTCCTTGATCGCATACTGCACGTTCATCAGCCCGCCGACATTGAGCGCGCGGGCGAGTGCCGCCGTCTGGCGCTCCAACTCGTCGACCAGTTCGGAAGGCAGCGAGTGCACCGGCAGCGAGCAGGCCGAGTCGCCCGAATGGATGCCGGCCTCCTCGATGTGTTCGAGAATGCCGGAAACAAAAGTGTCCTTGCCGTCGCACAGGCAGTCGACATCCACCTCGATGGCGCCCGACAGATAGGTGTCGAACAGCAGCGGGTTCTTGCCCAGCAGCGTGTTGATCTGGCCGGTCTTGTCGTTGGGGTATTTCTGCTTGATGTCCTCCGGCACCAGGCCGGGCACGGTGTCGAGCAGGTAGGATTGCAGCATGCCTTCGCTGTGGATGATCTGCATGGCGCGGCCGCCGAGAACATAGGAGGGGCGCACCACCAGCGGGAAGCCGAGCTCGCCGGCGACGAGGCGGGCCTGCTCGACCGAATAGGCGATGCCGTTCTTCGGCTGGGTCAGGCCGAGCTTGTGCAGCAGCTTCTGGAAGCGGTCGCGATCCTCTGCGAGATCGATCATGTCGGGCGAGGTGCCGAGGATCGGAATGCCGGCCTTCTCCAGCGCGTCGGCGAGCTTCAGCGGCGTCTGGCCGCCGAACTGGACGATGACGCCGACCAGTTCCCCCGATGTCTGTTCGACGCGCAGGATCTCCAGCACGTCTTCCGCCGTCAGCGACTCGAAATAGAGCCGGTCGGAGGTGTCGTAGTCGGTCGAGACCGTCTCCGGATTGCAGTTGATCATGATGGCTTCGAATCCGGCGTCGCGTAGCGCGAAGGCTGCGTGGCAGCAGCAATAGTCGAACTCGATGCCCTGGCCGATGCGGTTGGGGCCGCCGCCGAGGATGACAACCTTCTTCCGCGAGGACACGTGCGCTTCGTCGGCCAGCGCGCCGGCGAACGGCACCTCATAGGTCGAGTACATGTAGGCGGTGGGCGAGGCGAATTCGGCGGCGCAGGTGTCGATGCGCTTGTAGACCGGATGAACGTCGAGCTTTTCGCGAATCCTGGCAATCACTTCGGCATCGGTCTTCGTCAGCGACGCGAGGCGGGCGTCGGAGAAGCCCATCGCCTTCAGCATGCGCAGGTTGACGGCATCGGCGGGGATGCCGTGCTCGCGGATGCGCGCTTCCATGGCGACGATGCCGGCGATCTGTTCGAGGAACCACGGGTCGATCTTGCACATGGCGTGCACGTCTTCCAGCGAGGTGCCCATGCGGATCGCCTGGGCGACCATGCGCAGCCGGTCGGGCGTCGGGGTGCCAAGTGCTGCGCGGATGGCGTTGCGGTCATCGGCGTGGTTGGCGGTCGCGGCGCCGTAGCCGAGGCCGGGAATCTCGATCTCGTCGAGGCCGGTGAGGCCGGTTTCCAGTCCACGCAAAGCCTTCTGCAGTGATTCCTGGAAGGTGCGGCCGATGGCCATGACTTCGCCGACCGACTTCATGGCGGTGGTCAGCACCGGCTCGGCGCCGGGGAATTTCTCGAAGGCGAAACGCGGGATTTTCGTCACCACGTAATCGATCGACGGCTCGAAGGAGGCGGGCGTGGCGCCGCCGGTGATGTCGTTCTCCAGCTCGTCCAGCGTGTAGCCGACGGCGAGCTTGGCGGCGATCTTGGCGATCGGGAAGCCGGTTGCCTTCGAAGCCAAGGCGGAAGAGCGCGAGACGCGCGGGTTCATCTCGATGACGACGAGGCGGCCGTCGGCGGGGTTGACGGCGAACTGGACGTTGGAGCCGCCGGTCTCGACGCCGATCTCGCGCAGCACCGCGATCGAGGCGTTGCGCATCATCTGGTATTCCTTGTCGGTCAGCGTCAGCGCCGGCGCGACGGTGATGGAATCGCCGGTGTGCACGCCCATCGGGTCGATGTTCTCGATCGAGCAGACGATGATGCAATTGTCCGCCTTGTCGCGGACGACCTCCATCTCATACTCTTTCCAGCCGAGCACGCTCTCCTCGATCAGCACTTCGGTGGTCGGCGAGGCGTCGAGGCCGGACTGGACGATGTCGTAGAATTCGGCGCGGTTGTAGGCGATGCCGCCGCCGGTGCCGCCCATGGTGAAGGACGGGCGGATGATGGCGGGCAGGCCGACATGGTCGAGTGCCTGGGCCGCGATCGCCATGCCGTGGCTGATGTAGCGCTGCTTGCGGTCGCCTTCGCCGAGGTTCCAGCGGGTTTCCAGCGCGTCGAGCGCTGCATCGAGATCAGCCGGGGCTTCGGCCTTGACGGCGGCGCGCTCGGCTTCGTGCATCTTGCGGTCGGTGTTCTTCACGTCGGTGGCGTTGGCCAGCATCGACTTCGGCGTTTCCAGGCCGATCTTGTGCATCGCCTCGCGAAACAGCGCGCGGTCCTCGGCCTTGTCGATGGCCGTGGCGTCGGCGCCGATCATCTCGACATTATAGCGGTCGAGCACGCCCATGCGGCGCAGCGACAAAGCGGTGTTGAGCGCGGTCTGGCCGCCCATGGTCGGCAGCAGCGCGTCGGGGCGCTCCTTGGCGATGATCTTGGCGACGACTTCAGGCGTGATCGGCTCGATGTAGGTGGCGTCAGCCAGTTCCGGGTCGGTCATGATGGTGGCCGGGTTGGAATTGACCAGGATGACGCGGAAACCCTCTTCCTTCAGCGCCTTGCAGGCCTGGGTGCCGGAATAATCGAACTCGCAGGCCTGGCCTATGACAATGGGGCCGGCCCCGATGATCAGGATCGACTTGATGTCAGTGCGTCTTGGCATGGCGAAGTTCCGTTTAGCGGGCGGCTTGCACAAAAAACCGGGACGGGAAGACCCGGCCGGTTGTGCTCGCGATTCTGGTATCAGGCTAGGTGGGCCTTATAGGGAAGAGTTTTGCCCGATGTAACCCCGAAAATGCGGGATTAGGCAGTAGGGCAGTAGGGCAGTAGGGCGGTCTTATGTAGCAAAAGCACCAAATTCCCGCACGACCTAAAGGGTGGGTTTCCATAAAATCCGGGGATGGGACAGCCACTCGTCATCTATGCATTGGTCGCCAAGCGGGCGGAACTGTCGGGCCAGGTTCTCGACTTGGAACGCCAGAAAGCCGACTTGGAAGATCAGCTATCGCATATCGACCACGCGCTGGCGATCTTCGGCTATGCCAAGCCGCCGCGCGACATCAAGCCCAAGGTGACGGCTGTTCGCCTATTCAAGCGCAACGAACTGGCGCGGCTGTTGCGCAGGGATAGCGGTGAAGGGACGAACCGTGAGATCGCCCTTCGGATTATGATCGCGAAGGGCTTGGATGCCGCCGATGGCGCTCTAGTCGCCAAGGTAACGGAGAGCGTCAAGGGCGCGAAGAATTGGCGAAGGCAGCGTCAAATCACCGCCGCCGCATCCTCATCGCTGAGAGGCTGAAGAGTGTAGACGCCCTTCTTCCCTTGAACGGCATGTATGGCCTCTTTCTGTACCATCCGGTAAAGCCGGTTGTTCATAACTGGTCGCTTCAAAACCTCGCCGGTGCGCTTGTAGTATTCCATTATGATGCGATCCAATGAGGCTACGCCGCCTGCATCCTCTATGATCGCGATAATGGTGAACTCCAAGCGATCCGAGTCAGACACACTTAGTTCAGCCAATAGTTCTTCGGGCAGATCCTTAACCTCCTCCCACGTGAGATTCAGCCTCCTCCGCTCACCTGCGGGCTTTTTGTCGGGGAAGTCCATAAGTTGAAGCTCTTGAAGAACCGACGCCAAATCCCCAAGTTTGGATGAGGTACGAAGGTGTGCCTCCTTACGTCGCGGGTTGTCGGCGAACTTATCTGCTTGTCGCATGTGGAACGCCTCTTGTTCCTTGACAAACTCAATATGAGCGCGTAGCTTTTCCAACGTCGTTCCTTCCTTTCGCAATGGCGGAAGTGGCAGGATTCGAACCTGCGGTACACGTGCGCTAACACGGTACGCCGGGATGACAGCCCGGAGTCTTCGACCGCTCGACCACACTTCCATACTTGGCCCCCCATAGGGCCGACCCCAGGGGAAATAATTCGGATTTCAGGACGGCCTCGAAAGCGATTCGGGGCCGTTTTCCGTTCGGCATCGCTAATGTAGCTCAAGAGCGCTTGCAGAGCAAGCGCAGAGCATCTGCATTTTGCAAAGAGAATGCAGAGTTTTTCGAAAGTGAGTTCCGCTTTCATTCCGCCTTCTGCCAATATCCGGCCCAAATCCGCGACACCGGGTGATTGAGCGCGCCACCAAGCAGGGCATAAGCGTTGCCGCCATTTGACCGGCGACGATGATCTTCAAGCCATGCGGCATGGTTGGCGTACTGATAGAGGTAGCGGTGCGAAACGTGGTGGTGCTGGCCGGCGACCATGCGGCGAAGGCGGCTGAAATAGCTTTCCACCATGTTGGTGTGCTTGCCGTGGCCGTCGCTGTAGCTTTCCGAATGGTTGATGCGGGTCGAAGCGTAATCGGCCTCCAGCGCGTCCCAATGGTTGGCTTCGTCCGCGAACAGCTTGGAGCCGGCCAGCATGCGAGCGCGGGCGATATCCACGCCTTCCGCTTCACGATGACGGATGAACGTCAGGGTGCGGCCAGCGCGCTCCCGCAGGGCGATCACAACACGGCGGCGGTCTGACTGGTTCTCCTTCATGCGACGGTCCTTGCGGTCCTCTACGCGGTTCGTAGGGCGCACCACGCCGCCGAAGTACGCGCCGTCAATCTCGACCTCGCCTTCGAGCATTTCGTTCTTGGTTTCAGCCGACAGGGCTTCGCGCAGCTTGTGCGACAGCACGAAGGCGGTCTTGTACTGGACGTCCAGATCGCGGGAGAACTGGACCGATGACATGCCCTTGGAGCCGTTGACGAACAGGCAGATCGCCGCGAGCAAATCGGTGAACGACAGCTTGCGCGAAGCGAAGATCGAACCGGACGTGACGGAGAACTGCGCACCGCAAGCGGCGCACTTGAACTTGCGACGGGTCGGAATGTCGTAGTGGTCCAGGCATCCGCATTTCGGGCAAACAGGCTCGCCTTGCGTCGAAGCCCAGCGAAGGCGCTTGAACGTGTCGTAAGCCTTTTCCTCGCCGCCCTTGTAAATCTCTTTGAGAGAGAGGGTGCGGCTTTCGGCGGAAAGGAGGAAATGTTGTGCCATGACGTATCAAATCCGTTACTTATGTAATGGATATAGTACGTTGACGTACTGGACACAAGGGCTTATGTCATCGTTTGCGATACATTTTGCGCAAAGGCGACACGATGGCGGAAAAGACCGACTACGAAATGCTCGCAGCCAACCTTCTGAAAGCCGAGTTGAAACGAAAAGGCGTCACCTACGCCCAGCTCGTGGAAAGGCTGAATGCGATAGGCGTTGACGAGAAAGAGGTAAACGTGCGGAATAAGCTCTCTAGGGGCAAATTCACGGCGGCTTTTCTACTTCAATGTCTAACCGCAATCGGTTCGCAGACGCTGCACTTGGCGTAGTTTTTGGCGTCGGGATCGCGCTATTATTTCTGGTTTGGACGGTTCCGGGGTTTCGTGATCCAGCCGATCCCGAAGTACGAAAGCAATACAACGCCAACGTACAAGGCGGGAATAACGATCCAGTCAAGCCGGAAGGCTTTTGGAAAACTTACACTACGCCTTCTGATACGTACGCACAGTGGGTCGCAGCCATTTCTGCCGCTCTCGGCTTGGGCGTCAGCATCTGGGCTGTCAGACTGGTACGCGATACGCTTGATTTGAATCGGGCTTCCACGAAGGCCGCTCAAGATGCCGTATCCATTACCGGCACCATCGGCGAACGGCAGCTTCGCGCCTACCTCAGCATCGACAAAATGGAGGTCGTCTTTGTGGTCGGCGAGGTGGTAACTGTCAAAGTCAGTTTGATCAACGCCGGCCAAACGCCAGCGCGGCATGTCAGAGTGCTTTACAGTGGCATAAAATCGGAAGATCCCAATACCTCCAAGTTCTTCTTTGGTGCGCAGCCGATCCGGTCCAAACTCGATGTTGGCCCGGGTAGGCCGATGCTTTTCAACATCACTGGGAACGAACCACTTTCCGACGAAACCTATACGGCAGTGAAAAAGAAAACCGCATATATCGTGGTCGCTGGAATTGTGACCTATCGAGATATTTTCGGGAAAAGCAGGCGGGTGATTTTCAAGGGCTATGTCAATGCTAGAGCAAAATCCGAGCGGATAGAATCGATAGGGGTTTCGTTGGGATTGGAAATCTGATTCAGCATATCTGCTGGATTCGGAGGCCGGCATGGCATGGCGAAATCCTTATCGGAAGATTTGCGGGCTCGGGTGGTCGCAGCGGTTGATGGCGGCCTGTCGCGACGGGCGGCAGCGGCGCGATTTGGCGTGGCGGCGGCAAGCTCGGTGCGTTGGGTCCGGGAATGGCGCGAGACCGGAGCCACCTGCGCAAAGCCGCAGGGCGGCGACAGGCGGTCCCACCGCGTTGAAGCGTATCGCGACATCATCCTGGCGGCGATCGAGAGGCGGGTGGACATCACGCTGGTCGAACTCGCCGAGTTGCTGCGACAGGAGCATGGCGCGTCGTTTGCGACGAGCACGATCTGGCGGTTTCTCGATCGTCACTCCATGACCTTCAAAAAAAACGGCGCACGCCAGCGAGCAGGAGCGGCCAGACGTGGCGGCGCGACGAAACGCCTGGTTCGACGCCCAGCCCGATCTTGATCCCGAGCATCTGGTCTTCATCGACGAGACCGGAGCCTCGACAAAGA
This genomic interval carries:
- a CDS encoding P-loop ATPase, Sll1717 family — protein: MIFTDENIEKIFGAEDAENEERGRLKEYFFRNKAFESLKANLSLRVLVGHQGVGKSALLKMAGIEDDESKIVAIFVKPNDVRGIWDTQESNLNELIEKWKIGLLRIIQGKVIERLGVKEDGSSGTLFSKSISGLLEAVSSVIKDKGGAIVDATVNALISSYISTGTIKVYMDDLDRGWEARPSDIRNLSAMLNAIRDLCGDQKKVQFKIALRTDVYRLLRTSDESTDKIERNIVPLKWDNHEILILMAKRVATYLDNKFPDNVENWSQLDISKFLFPVIDERFHHVGKWENAPIHRILLSLTRRRPRDLVKIFYGGAKEAYRNSNQKITTQDLRNTF
- the carB gene encoding carbamoyl-phosphate synthase large subunit, which translates into the protein MPRRTDIKSILIIGAGPIVIGQACEFDYSGTQACKALKEEGFRVILVNSNPATIMTDPELADATYIEPITPEVVAKIIAKERPDALLPTMGGQTALNTALSLRRMGVLDRYNVEMIGADATAIDKAEDRALFREAMHKIGLETPKSMLANATDVKNTDRKMHEAERAAVKAEAPADLDAALDALETRWNLGEGDRKQRYISHGMAIAAQALDHVGLPAIIRPSFTMGGTGGGIAYNRAEFYDIVQSGLDASPTTEVLIEESVLGWKEYEMEVVRDKADNCIIVCSIENIDPMGVHTGDSITVAPALTLTDKEYQMMRNASIAVLREIGVETGGSNVQFAVNPADGRLVVIEMNPRVSRSSALASKATGFPIAKIAAKLAVGYTLDELENDITGGATPASFEPSIDYVVTKIPRFAFEKFPGAEPVLTTAMKSVGEVMAIGRTFQESLQKALRGLETGLTGLDEIEIPGLGYGAATANHADDRNAIRAALGTPTPDRLRMVAQAIRMGTSLEDVHAMCKIDPWFLEQIAGIVAMEARIREHGIPADAVNLRMLKAMGFSDARLASLTKTDAEVIARIREKLDVHPVYKRIDTCAAEFASPTAYMYSTYEVPFAGALADEAHVSSRKKVVILGGGPNRIGQGIEFDYCCCHAAFALRDAGFEAIMINCNPETVSTDYDTSDRLYFESLTAEDVLEILRVEQTSGELVGVIVQFGGQTPLKLADALEKAGIPILGTSPDMIDLAEDRDRFQKLLHKLGLTQPKNGIAYSVEQARLVAGELGFPLVVRPSYVLGGRAMQIIHSEGMLQSYLLDTVPGLVPEDIKQKYPNDKTGQINTLLGKNPLLFDTYLSGAIEVDVDCLCDGKDTFVSGILEHIEEAGIHSGDSACSLPVHSLPSELVDELERQTAALARALNVGGLMNVQYAIKDGTVYVLEVNPRASRTVPFVAKTIGRPIAKIAARIMAGERLEDAFAHYGAMPDPRNPGHIAVKEAVFPFARFPGVDILLGPEMRSTGEVMGLDRDFALAFAKSQLGAGVDLPRSGTLFVSVRDEDKAGILPAVKRLAGLGFKVLATSGTQRFLAENGVDAQKINKVLEGRPHIEDAIRNRQVQIVFNTTDGQKAVSDSKSLRRATLMQKVPYYTTLSGAAAVAEAIAALKAGSLEVRPLQEYFA
- a CDS encoding IS1595 family transposase, whose amino-acid sequence is MAQHFLLSAESRTLSLKEIYKGGEEKAYDTFKRLRWASTQGEPVCPKCGCLDHYDIPTRRKFKCAACGAQFSVTSGSIFASRKLSFTDLLAAICLFVNGSKGMSSVQFSRDLDVQYKTAFVLSHKLREALSAETKNEMLEGEVEIDGAYFGGVVRPTNRVEDRKDRRMKENQSDRRRVVIALRERAGRTLTFIRHREAEGVDIARARMLAGSKLFADEANHWDALEADYASTRINHSESYSDGHGKHTNMVESYFSRLRRMVAGQHHHVSHRYLYQYANHAAWLEDHRRRSNGGNAYALLGGALNHPVSRIWAGYWQKAE
- a CDS encoding DUF6471 domain-containing protein, which encodes MAEKTDYEMLAANLLKAELKRKGVTYAQLVERLNAIGVDEKEVNVRNKLSRGKFTAAFLLQCLTAIGSQTLHLA
- a CDS encoding IS630 family transposase (programmed frameshift), which codes for MAKSLSEDLRARVVAAVDGGLSRRAAAARFGVAAASSVRWVREWRETGATCAKPQGGDRRSHRVEAYRDIILAAIERRVDITLVELAELLRQEHGASFATSTIWRFLDRHSMTFKKKTAHASEQERPDVAARRNAWFDAQPDLDPEHLVFIDETGASTKMARLRGRTKRGMRCRSPIPHGHWKTTTFTGALRLTGMTAPMVLDGPMTGEWFVAYVEQVLVPTLRPDDVVILDNLPAHKSAAARVAIEATGARMMFLPPYSPDFNPIENAFSKLKSILRKAAARTVAELWDTISAALPCFTPTECANYFAATGYEPE